A genomic window from Scophthalmus maximus strain ysfricsl-2021 chromosome 17, ASM2237912v1, whole genome shotgun sequence includes:
- the si:dkey-208k4.2 gene encoding P43 5S RNA-binding protein-like produces the protein MDAARVNGEPVHSPPPRQQLQCAHADCGATFTRPWKLKDHESVHTGARPCQCAVAGCGRSFTRRSHLSRHMLKHKGLKEFRCKFATCSKTFFTSGNLKRHVGYAHAEKKKYFKCHQPSCSSTFTKRRLFKLHLQKHEAPAAFRCSKDGCGATFASHVARKAHEKKHAGYRCPHADCQVSEQTWGKLQKHMVKHPATYPCPVCKKVFKKVTLLRKHKWIHASHKPVLVCPREDCQAYFSTTFNLQHHIRKVHLELLKYKCSFPDCARKFAMRESMNRHLLHHDPSATALKQRHRAKKSWQKRLNGSHRPFVEENLQRLFAMRLRISRRAKVETNLAGLFNERKIPHYVDPEVNLRNLFGIKQPRPLEEKPEVAPPRLNGETDAPPV, from the exons ATGGACGCCGCGCGCGTCAACGGCGAGCCCGTGCACAGTCCGCCGCcgcggcagcagctgcagtgcgCGCACGCGGACTGCGGAGCGACGTTCACCAGGCCGTGGAAGCTGAAGGACCACGAGTCGGTGCACACCGGCGCG CGTCCGTGTCAGTGCGCAGTCGCGGGCTGTGGCCGCAGTTTCACGAGGAGGTCTCACCTGAGCCGCCACATGCTGAAGCACAAAGGGCTCAAAGAGTTCAG GTGCAAATTCGCGACCTGCTCGAAGACTTTCTTCACCTCGGGCAACCTCAAGAGGCACGTGGGTTACGCCCACGCGGAGAAAAAGAAGTACTTCAAG TGTCACCAGCCGAGCTGCTCCTCGACCTTCACCAAGCGCAGACTCTTCAAACTGCACCTACAGAAGCATGAGGCGCCTGCTGCGTTCAG GTGTTCAAAGGACGGATGCGGCGCCACGTTCGCTTCCCACGTCGCCCGCAAAGCCCACGAGAAGAAGCACGCAG GATACCGCTGCCCACACGCCGACTGCCAGGTGAGCGAACAGACCTGGGGGAAGCTTCAGAAGCACATGGTCAAACACCCAG CCACCTATCCATGCCCAGTGTGCAAGAAGGTGTTCAAGAAGGTGACCTTGCTGCGGAAGCACAAGTGGATCCACGCGTCCCACAAGCCCGTCCTGGTCTGTCCCCGGGAGGACTGCCAGGCCTACTTCTCCACGACCTTCAACCTGCAGCACCACATCCGCAAGGTTCACCTGGAGCTGCTCAAGTACAAGTGCTCCTTCCCCGACTGCGCACGCAAGTTCGCCATGCGG GAGAGTATGAACCGACATCTGCTTCACCATGACCCGAGTGCCACGGCGCTGAAG CAACGCCATCGTGCCAAGAAATCCTGGCAGAAGCGCTTGAACGGAAGCCACCGCCCCTTCGTGGAGGAGAACCTGCAGCGCCTCTTCGCCATGCGCCTGCGCATCTCCAGACGGGCCAAGGTGGAGACCAACCTGGCGGGCCTCTTCAACGAGCGCAAGATCCCCCATTACGTCGACCCCGAGGTCAACCTGCGCAACCTGTTTGGCATCAAGCAGCCCCGTCCTCTGGAGGAGAAACCCGAGGTCGCACCACCGAGGTTAAATGGGGAAACGGACGCACCTCCGGTTTGA